One genomic window of Candidatus Zixiibacteriota bacterium includes the following:
- a CDS encoding histidine kinase dimerization/phospho-acceptor domain-containing protein: MANREQERYNILRTLASAAAHDTRLEQNGQAAMEQTARLVGLSAMALHLWDPQGKPTLQLTYAESEDKARRLNQLERELFENLRRSRQLVSAYMSFAGDPPSHTFTLPLGIGDHVFGAAIGFQEGKRTVLEEDDFLDAVTCTLALHAVAGGLTSTLPKELVERERMAAINETAVTVNHEINNPLTAILGNVQLLLMHRKDLDAEVRNKLSVIEESASKIKDVTQKLLRLTSSRTAEYVPGTGMLDLSDPDDKKRRSK, translated from the coding sequence ATGGCGAACCGCGAACAGGAAAGATACAACATACTGCGCACTCTGGCGTCGGCTGCCGCGCACGATACCCGTCTGGAACAGAACGGGCAGGCGGCCATGGAACAGACCGCGCGTCTGGTCGGCCTTTCCGCCATGGCGCTCCACCTCTGGGACCCGCAGGGGAAACCGACTCTCCAGCTTACGTACGCCGAAAGTGAAGACAAGGCCCGCCGCCTGAATCAGTTGGAGAGAGAGCTGTTCGAGAACCTGCGGCGTTCGCGCCAACTGGTCTCCGCCTACATGTCTTTCGCAGGTGACCCGCCGAGTCATACGTTCACGCTGCCGCTCGGCATTGGTGATCACGTGTTCGGGGCGGCAATCGGTTTCCAGGAAGGAAAGCGCACGGTGCTGGAGGAGGACGACTTTCTCGACGCTGTAACCTGCACGCTGGCCCTCCATGCGGTAGCAGGTGGTCTTACAAGCACATTGCCTAAAGAACTTGTTGAACGCGAGCGAATGGCGGCGATCAACGAAACCGCGGTGACGGTCAACCACGAAATCAACAACCCCCTTACCGCTATCCTGGGCAACGTGCAACTGCTGCTAATGCATCGAAAAGATCTCGACGCCGAAGTCCGCAACAAGCTCAGTGTTATCGAGGAATCGGCGTCCAAGATCAAAGATGTCACCCAGAAGCTGCTAAGGCTGACCTCCTCGCGCACCGCTGAGTATGTCCCCGGCACGGGGATGCTCGATCTCTCCGATCCCGACGACAAGAAACGCCGGAGTAAATAA